Proteins encoded by one window of bacterium:
- a CDS encoding NAD(P)H-hydrate dehydratase has protein sequence MKLVTAAQMRAIDRETIDKYGIPGATLMETAGRGISDYILTNLITGDHHSVAIFCGKGNNGGDGLVVARYLLEAEIPVTVYMLGATAAMTEDARLNYDRALRVGVPMQEVSSLAELPETLSADIIVDAIFGTGFTGTPNGVAALAIDYINRQGETGREVVAVDLPSGLNADTGLFEGSVVRATQTCTLGLPKYGLYLSPGRELAGRQVAIIPIGIPDEPVAAMGLHLDLTTEDDVKRWLPERKPDGHKGDFGKLFVLAGSTGLTGAACLAAQSAMRTGTGLVKIGCPSSLLPIISLKTTEPTSVALPEVKRYGALALRSLGEIRRYMTEHDAIVIGPGIGKHHETRELIRRLIDKLEIPAILDADGLNAFEGVVELLEMRSGNGPLVITPHPGEFQRLTNMVAPLDIHARSHMAIEYAKRMRVTLVLKGSPTLVASEEGACYLNPTGNSGMATGGSGDVLSGMIGALLAQSVEPFKAAVTAVYLHGAAGDIAADMLTERAMIAGDMIDCLPEAFMALEKR, from the coding sequence ATGAAATTGGTCACCGCGGCTCAGATGCGAGCCATCGACCGCGAGACGATCGATAAATACGGTATTCCCGGCGCGACTCTCATGGAGACCGCCGGCCGGGGAATCTCCGACTATATTCTCACCAATCTGATCACTGGCGATCATCATTCGGTCGCCATCTTCTGCGGTAAAGGGAATAATGGCGGCGATGGCCTGGTGGTCGCCCGGTATCTGCTTGAAGCAGAAATTCCCGTGACGGTCTACATGCTTGGCGCGACCGCCGCGATGACCGAAGATGCCCGTCTCAATTACGACCGTGCTCTCCGAGTCGGCGTGCCGATGCAGGAAGTCAGCTCGCTCGCCGAACTCCCGGAAACACTCTCTGCAGATATCATTGTCGATGCGATCTTCGGCACCGGATTCACCGGCACTCCGAATGGTGTGGCGGCGCTGGCGATAGATTATATCAATCGCCAGGGAGAAACCGGTCGCGAGGTAGTCGCAGTGGACCTTCCGTCCGGACTCAATGCCGACACCGGGCTGTTTGAAGGCTCCGTCGTGCGAGCAACCCAAACCTGCACACTCGGACTTCCCAAATACGGACTTTATCTTTCGCCGGGCCGTGAACTGGCTGGCCGTCAGGTAGCGATCATTCCGATCGGAATTCCGGATGAACCGGTTGCGGCCATGGGGCTCCATCTGGATCTCACCACCGAAGATGATGTCAAACGCTGGCTTCCCGAACGCAAGCCGGATGGGCATAAGGGAGATTTCGGAAAGCTTTTTGTGCTGGCTGGTTCGACCGGTCTGACTGGTGCGGCCTGTCTTGCGGCACAATCAGCCATGCGCACCGGCACGGGATTGGTGAAGATCGGTTGTCCCTCGTCGCTTCTACCTATCATCTCCCTCAAAACGACCGAGCCAACCTCGGTTGCACTTCCCGAAGTAAAACGATACGGTGCGCTGGCTCTCCGGTCGCTCGGTGAGATCAGGCGCTATATGACAGAGCATGACGCGATCGTGATCGGTCCCGGAATAGGCAAACACCACGAAACCCGCGAGCTGATCCGCCGACTGATAGACAAACTGGAGATCCCCGCGATTCTGGATGCAGACGGGCTGAACGCCTTTGAGGGGGTTGTTGAACTTCTGGAGATGCGGTCGGGTAACGGGCCATTGGTCATTACACCGCATCCGGGGGAATTCCAGAGGCTGACCAATATGGTGGCGCCGCTGGATATCCATGCGAGATCACATATGGCGATCGAGTATGCCAAGCGGATGCGCGTGACACTTGTCCTCAAAGGGAGCCCCACTTTGGTGGCATCGGAAGAAGGCGCCTGTTATCTCAATCCGACCGGCAATTCAGGTATGGCGACCGGCGGGTCCGGCGATGTGCTGTCAGGAATGATCGGCGCATTGCTGGCGCAATCGGTAGAACCATTCAAGGCGGCAGTGACGGCTGTTTACCTGCATGGAGCGGCTGGTGATATTGCCGCGGATATGTTGACGGAACGTGCGATGATCGCGGGAGACATGATCGACTGCCTCCCGGAAGCATTCATGGCGCTGGAGAAGCGCTAG
- the lon gene encoding endopeptidase La encodes MSTVIDNIARGTQVDNQTLPILPLRGTIVYPYLVVPLMIQQVDQTRLVDDALMRGSRIGLFLQKDAKIENPGPDDLHSVGTSGNILKMLRFPDGTVRFLMQGISRIKIKRFTSTQPYLMAEIEEMPESTRENVRMEALQRNIIERVKTLVELAPYLNEEFHVTAINQDTPSKLVDFISSNLNIAIEQKQSLLEELDVYRRMQTLHQSINKEIEVLELSQKIQAQAASELGKSQRDYILREQMKAIRRELGDLDEKGDVEEFEKKIVASGMPQQAEQAARKELERLSHMSPSSAEYTVSRTYLDWLVSLPWVKTSKDLLDLKKAKKVLDEDHYNLVKVKERILEHLAVRKLKSDIKGPILCFVGPPGVGKTSLGKSIARAMGREFVRVSLGGMRDEAEIRGHRRTYIGSLPGRIIQSLRRCGTNNPVIMLDEIDKLGSDFRGDPASALLEVLDPEQNDTFTDHYLDLPFDLSKVMFITTANMLEPIPPVLLDRMEVITIPGYTDLEKLMIARQHLIRKQVENHGLTAAELVFEDSAIQALIDNYTRESGLRNLEREIASLTRKVARKVASGYKGKTTLTKTDVPKLLGPRRFTREVLARHGRIGVVPGLAYTSVGGDVLFIEATVMQGKNSVVLTGHLGNVMKESAQAALSFIRTNAADLGLPPEAFDGRDIHIHVPAGATPKDGPSAGITMAVALASIFTRRPVKARLAMTGEITLRGELLPIGGLKEKLLGAVRAGIETVILPEENRKDLTEIPPDIRKKLEIKYFSDVLAAIKFALDKPVVAHPKKPTAGKRN; translated from the coding sequence GTGTCGACAGTCATTGACAATATCGCTCGTGGAACCCAGGTAGATAACCAGACCTTGCCGATCCTTCCGCTTCGCGGGACGATCGTTTATCCGTATCTGGTAGTGCCGCTCATGATCCAGCAGGTCGATCAGACCCGGCTGGTTGATGACGCATTGATGCGCGGGTCCCGTATCGGGCTATTCCTCCAGAAAGACGCCAAGATTGAAAACCCTGGTCCGGACGACCTGCATTCGGTCGGGACCTCAGGGAATATTCTCAAGATGCTTCGCTTCCCGGATGGGACGGTTCGTTTCCTGATGCAGGGGATCAGCCGCATTAAGATCAAGCGATTCACTTCGACCCAGCCATATCTGATGGCCGAGATCGAAGAGATGCCGGAAAGCACGCGCGAAAATGTCCGGATGGAAGCGTTGCAGCGGAATATCATCGAGCGAGTGAAAACGCTGGTTGAACTGGCGCCGTATCTCAACGAAGAGTTCCATGTGACGGCGATCAATCAGGATACGCCATCCAAGCTGGTCGATTTCATCTCTTCCAATCTCAATATCGCAATCGAACAGAAACAGTCGTTGCTCGAAGAGCTGGATGTCTATCGCCGGATGCAGACTCTGCACCAGTCGATCAACAAAGAGATCGAGGTGCTGGAGCTGTCGCAAAAGATCCAGGCGCAGGCGGCAAGTGAATTGGGGAAATCGCAGCGCGACTACATCCTGCGCGAGCAGATGAAGGCGATCCGCCGCGAACTGGGTGATCTCGATGAAAAAGGGGATGTTGAGGAGTTTGAGAAGAAGATAGTAGCATCCGGCATGCCGCAACAGGCTGAACAGGCTGCGCGCAAAGAGCTGGAACGTCTGTCGCATATGTCGCCGTCGTCGGCGGAATACACGGTCTCGCGCACCTATCTTGACTGGCTGGTCAGTTTGCCGTGGGTGAAGACGAGCAAAGATCTGCTCGACCTGAAGAAAGCGAAAAAGGTGCTCGACGAAGACCACTACAATCTGGTCAAAGTCAAAGAGCGCATTCTCGAACATCTGGCTGTCCGGAAACTGAAATCTGATATCAAGGGACCGATCCTCTGTTTCGTCGGCCCTCCCGGAGTCGGCAAGACCTCACTCGGCAAGTCGATCGCCCGTGCGATGGGACGTGAATTTGTTCGTGTGTCGCTCGGCGGCATGCGGGATGAAGCAGAGATTCGCGGACATCGGCGAACCTATATCGGTTCACTGCCGGGACGGATAATCCAATCGCTCCGCCGCTGTGGCACCAATAACCCGGTGATCATGCTGGATGAGATAGACAAGCTCGGTTCAGATTTCCGTGGCGACCCAGCCTCTGCATTGCTCGAAGTGCTGGATCCGGAGCAGAATGATACCTTTACTGATCACTATCTGGATCTTCCGTTTGATCTCTCCAAGGTGATGTTTATCACCACAGCCAATATGCTGGAGCCGATCCCGCCGGTGTTGCTGGATCGTATGGAAGTGATCACTATTCCGGGGTATACCGATCTCGAAAAGCTGATGATCGCACGGCAGCATCTGATTCGCAAGCAGGTTGAGAATCATGGATTGACGGCCGCCGAACTGGTATTCGAAGATAGCGCCATTCAGGCGTTGATAGATAATTACACGCGCGAGTCGGGTCTCCGCAATCTCGAGCGCGAGATCGCCTCGCTGACACGAAAAGTCGCGCGTAAAGTAGCATCGGGATACAAAGGGAAAACTACCCTGACCAAAACCGATGTACCAAAACTACTCGGACCGCGGCGTTTCACGCGTGAAGTACTCGCGCGGCATGGGCGGATCGGGGTTGTCCCGGGACTGGCCTATACTTCGGTGGGCGGCGATGTGTTGTTTATCGAAGCGACCGTCATGCAGGGAAAAAACTCGGTCGTCTTGACCGGGCATCTGGGGAATGTGATGAAAGAGTCTGCGCAGGCGGCGCTGTCATTCATCCGGACCAATGCGGCTGATCTCGGTTTGCCGCCCGAGGCGTTTGATGGACGGGATATTCATATCCATGTCCCGGCTGGCGCAACTCCCAAAGATGGACCCTCGGCCGGTATTACGATGGCGGTGGCGTTGGCCTCAATCTTTACTCGTCGACCGGTGAAAGCCCGTCTGGCGATGACCGGCGAGATCACGTTGCGCGGAGAATTGCTTCCGATCGGCGGCTTAAAAGAGAAGCTACTCGGGGCGGTAAGGGCCGGTATTGAGACCGTGATACTTCCGGAAGAAAATCGGAAGGATTTGACGGAGATTCCGCCGGATATTCGGAAGAAACTTGAGATAAAGTACTTTTCGGATGTCCTGGCTGCCATTAAGTTTGCGTTGGATAAGCCGGTAGTGGCTCACCCGAAGAAGCCAACGGCTGGTAAACGCAACTGA
- a CDS encoding Rrf2 family transcriptional regulator, producing MDLKLSTSLMYGLSALGYLAAANSERPVMVREICRECNLPYDSTMKVMRQLTRARLVNAHRGSKGGFTLRLPSHEISFLKIIEAIEGPLETGDRSENGELQPICRSAIGILNDARVAVEAVYGKLSLKDLAASRN from the coding sequence ATGGATCTGAAACTCAGTACCTCGTTGATGTACGGACTCTCTGCGCTTGGCTATCTCGCTGCGGCAAATTCAGAGCGACCAGTTATGGTTCGCGAGATCTGTCGTGAATGCAATCTGCCGTATGATTCGACGATGAAGGTGATGCGTCAATTGACACGGGCACGACTGGTCAATGCCCATCGCGGCTCAAAGGGTGGCTTCACGCTTCGACTCCCCTCACACGAGATCAGCTTCCTCAAGATCATTGAAGCGATCGAAGGTCCGTTGGAGACCGGCGATCGTTCTGAAAATGGCGAACTGCAGCCGATCTGCCGCAGTGCGATCGGCATCCTCAACGACGCCCGCGTGGCAGTCGAAGCGGTCTATGGCAAGCTCTCCCTCAAGGATCTGGCTGCCTCCCGCAACTGA